ACTGTTCGCCAAGCTCCTTCACCTGTGCCAGCGAGGCGGGAGTATCGTTGATAAATGCCCGGCTTTTGCCGGATGCCTGTACTTCGCGGCGCAGGATGCACTCCTCGTCATATTCCAGTTCGTTATCCTCAAAAAACGGGCGCATACCGTAACCCGATATATCAAAACGAGCTTCTATTATACATTTAGAAGCTCCACGGCGAATCGCCTTCACATCGGCACGCTGTCCCAACAGCAGTCCGATGGCTCCAAGAATGATTGATTTTCCGGCTCCCGTTTCACCTGTTATAACGGAAAAACCTGTGTCGAAACTAATATCCAGTTTCTCTATCAACGCATAATTCTGAATGTATAGTGAACGTAACATTGGGATAAGTTGAGAGTTAAGAGTTAAGAGTTGAGAGTTTCAATTCATCAGACAGACGGTCGATGATATCCTGCGCTACTTCCGTTTTCGGTTTCAGCGGATAGTCCGTGCGGCCTTTCCGGTCGATGATACTGATTTTGTTTGTATCGTGACGGAAGCCTGCTCCCACATCGTTCAGCGAGTTGAGCACGATAAAGTCGAAGTTCTTGCGTTCGAGCTTTCCTTCAGCGTTCTGCTGCTCGTTGTTGGTTTCGAGGGCAAAGCCTACCAACAACTGGCCTTTTCTTTTCGTAGCTCCCAAACTGGCTGCAATATCTTTCGTTGCCTGGAGATGCAGGGTTAATTCTTCTTCCTTCTCCCGCTTAATCTTCCTGTCGGCTACCTTTTCGGGGCGATAGTCGGCTACTGCCGCGCAGAGGATAGCAGCGTCGGCATCAGAGAAGCAGGCTTGTGAGGCCGAATGCATTTCTTCCGCCGATTCTACGTCGACACGGCGGATAAGGGAATGCTTCGCTTCCAGTTGTACAGGGCCTGCTATCAGCGTCACTTCCGCACCACGGCGGGCACATTCTTCCGCCAGGGCAAATCCCATCTTTCCCGAAGAATAATTGCCTATGAAACGGACAGGGTCTATCTTTTCGTAAGTCGGGCCCGCCGTTATCACGATTTTCTTTCCTTGCAGTTCGTCGCTTGCCGAAAAGAATTCATCCAGCGCACGGATAATCGCTTCCGGTTCTTCCATGCGCCCCTTCCCTACCAGATGGCTGGCAAGTTCTCCCGTCCCCGGTTCGATGATATGATTACCGAACGAGCGGAGTATATCCAAATTCTTCTGTGTGGAAGGATGGGCAAACATATCGAGGTCCATCGCCGGAGCTACAAACACCGGAGCTTTGGCCGAAAGATAAGTCGTTATCAGCATATTGTCGGCTATCCCGTTTGCCATCTTGCCGATGGTGGAAGCAGTGGCAGGCGCAATCAGCATGGCATCCGCCCACAGGCCGAGGTCTACGTGGCTGTTCCACGTCCCGTCTCGCTGGGCAAAAAACTCACTGATGACCGGTTTGCTAGTCAAAGCCGAAAGAGTGATGGGAGTAATAAATTCTTTTCCCGCCGGAGTAATTACGACTTGCACTTCCGCTCCTTGCTTAATGAGTCCGCGGATGATGTAGCAAGCCTTGTACGCGGCAATACTGCCGGTAATTCCAAGAATTATCTTTTTTCCTTTTAGCATTATTTTGTAATCAAATTACTCATTTCACGCAAACGGATTTTTGTCAACGTCGCCTTCGTATTCAGCGTGAAATCACTGTTCAAAATCCAACTGTAATATCC
The DNA window shown above is from Bacteroides faecium and carries:
- the coaBC gene encoding bifunctional phosphopantothenoylcysteine decarboxylase/phosphopantothenate--cysteine ligase CoaBC, with protein sequence MLKGKKIILGITGSIAAYKACYIIRGLIKQGAEVQVVITPAGKEFITPITLSALTSKPVISEFFAQRDGTWNSHVDLGLWADAMLIAPATASTIGKMANGIADNMLITTYLSAKAPVFVAPAMDLDMFAHPSTQKNLDILRSFGNHIIEPGTGELASHLVGKGRMEEPEAIIRALDEFFSASDELQGKKIVITAGPTYEKIDPVRFIGNYSSGKMGFALAEECARRGAEVTLIAGPVQLEAKHSLIRRVDVESAEEMHSASQACFSDADAAILCAAVADYRPEKVADRKIKREKEEELTLHLQATKDIAASLGATKRKGQLLVGFALETNNEQQNAEGKLERKNFDFIVLNSLNDVGAGFRHDTNKISIIDRKGRTDYPLKPKTEVAQDIIDRLSDELKLSTLNS